TCAGGGTTTGATGCTTCAAAACTCCTTTTTCAAAAATTCTATTATCGAATACATTGATCTTGTCGTAGTAATTTTAAATTATATCGATAAAAAAGGAGGAACAAAAAAAGAAGATTTCTTAACAATTCTATTATCCCAACTATCAGAACAGCAAAAGGCATCATTTGCAATTCTGAAACATAACCAGTTGTTAGATTTTTTTGATTTTAAGCAGAAAGCATTCTTGGACACACCTGTAGATGCATATATAAAGCTTGGAGAGAAAATGTCAGCCTTTAAATTTGAGAATTAGAGGACAAAAAAATCCCGCTCTGCAACCAGAACGGGATCAATACCTTTAATAAAAATGAGATATAATTTAAGCTTGTTTTACGTCTACCGCGTTCAAGCCTTTTTTACCTTCTTTTAAATCAAACGTCACCGCATCTCCTTCTTTCACTTGGTCGATAAGACCAGAAATGTGAACGAAATACTCTTTTGAATCTTCATCATCAACGATAAACCCATATCCTTTGGACTCGTTGAAGAATTTTACTTTACCTTGTTTCATTGTACTATATTAGAATAAATTATACTGTAAAGTATGTAGGTTATATGATAATACAAAAGAATGATAAATTATTTTTATCTACATTTCCACTAATTAAACAGCGATTCCCGTCATGAAAACATTATCCTTACTCTCTCTATTCGTATTTGTTTCGGCTTGTACATTTGCACAAACACCCTCTCCGGAAGATCAAATTGCGGCAGCTATTCAGGCCGGCCCTGAAGAACAACGAGCCGATGCTACTGTATTAGGCTACAATGCAGAAGGCCAACTCATCGAACTGCGAAAAGGCAGCAATCAATTGGTCTGTCTGGCTGATAATCCAAATAAAGATGGGTTCAATGCCGCCTGCTATCATTCCAGTTTATCGGACTTTATGGCTAGAGGCAGAGCATTGAAAGCCGAAGGCAAGTCCAGACAAGAAGTATCGGACATCAGAGAAGCGGAAGCCAAAGCAGGTACTTTGAAAATGCCCGAAAAACCTGCGACTCTTCATGTGCTATACGGCAAAGAAGCCTTTTACAACCCAAAAACCAAACTGGTAGAAAATGCGAACTTGAGATATGTGGTTTACATGCCTTGGGCGACTCAAGAAACCAGCGGACTACCACTGAAGCCGATGGTGCCAGGTGGGCCGTGGCTGATGTTTCCTGGTACGCATGCGGCTCATATTATGATAACGCCTCCGGGGAAATAGAACTCTTATTTCCTCAGAGTTCTCTATTGAGTAACTCTGAGGGGATTATTAACCTTGCCGCACCTGTTGCAGCATCTGTCTTACATACAACTGCTGTATCCTCAGACAGTTCGCGGGACAAGCCCGCGAAAGGTATTAATGCACCCCATTCAAAAACACCTCCATGGCCTCGATCACTTGTCGAGGCTCTTCGATGGTCGATGAATGACCGGCACGTTTGATGACGGCTAAGTGTGCTTGTGGGATTTTCAATTTAATATTTCGAGCCTTTTCTAAAGTGGTGGCTACATCCTCATCACCTGCAATGACTAGTGTAGGCACTGATACCTTCCCTAACTCTTTACTCACACTGTCTCTTTGAATGACACCAGTAACCGATTTTGTGATGGTCTTTTGATTACTCAAAATTTCCCCTCTCCAATATTCCACTTCATCCTGACGATTAGGGTCATTAAGGAAAGTCTGACCAAACATGATGGGCATTACTTTGTTGATGACGGCCTTGACACCAAATAGCTTTACAATCGTATTCAGCAGATTATACTTAAACTTATTAGGCTCTACATCAGCAGAGGTCTCAACAAGCATGATGGACTTCAACAATTCTCTATGTCGTGCCGCCAATCGCATCGTGACAAAACCTCCCATAGAAAGTCCTACCATGTGACATGGTCCAAGTTTCAGCTCATTGATCAATCCAATGGCATCCGAAGTTAAGCTCTCCATATCATAACCTTCTTCGGTCACCTCACTTCTGCCCTGTCCTCTATGATCATAAATCACACATTTGTATCGAGCTTTGAAATAATCGACTTGCGCTTTGAACATCTTCCCGCTCATTAGTAAACCATGACTAAAAACTATAGTCTCCGGACCTATGCCGTGTATTTCATAATATATCTCTGCACCGTTAATCTTGATTGATGGCATTTTGTTAGCTGCTTTGCGACCTAAGTCAGGTTTATGATTGATTTTATTTTAACCAAAGTTATCAAAATTTATGATTGAGCAATTCATTTCCATTAATACCAATTATCAATGTATAGTTCCACCCAAATGGGTAATCTGTATGATAAAATCATTCCAGAATCTTACATTCGGTACTGGCTGATTTCTT
The sequence above is drawn from the Reichenbachiella sp. genome and encodes:
- a CDS encoding cold shock domain-containing protein; this translates as MKQGKVKFFNESKGYGFIVDDEDSKEYFVHISGLIDQVKEGDAVTFDLKEGKKGLNAVDVKQA
- a CDS encoding alpha/beta hydrolase; this encodes MPSIKINGAEIYYEIHGIGPETIVFSHGLLMSGKMFKAQVDYFKARYKCVIYDHRGQGRSEVTEEGYDMESLTSDAIGLINELKLGPCHMVGLSMGGFVTMRLAARHRELLKSIMLVETSADVEPNKFKYNLLNTIVKLFGVKAVINKVMPIMFGQTFLNDPNRQDEVEYWRGEILSNQKTITKSVTGVIQRDSVSKELGKVSVPTLVIAGDEDVATTLEKARNIKLKIPQAHLAVIKRAGHSSTIEEPRQVIEAMEVFLNGVH